The following DNA comes from Pleuronectes platessa chromosome 9, fPlePla1.1, whole genome shotgun sequence.
tttgtttcttaggCGTCGCACTGGCTCGCTCCTCCACGAAGATGCTGGACCTCGGTCTGGACGGGAGCTCCTGGCCGTGGAGGCTCCTCCCTGCGGACCTGCTGGGCCTCATCAACCATGCTGCCACCTCCAGGAACTGGACTGTTGAAACCTCCTGCCGAGCCCTGCCAGGGGACTCAAACCCACCTCTCTCCGTTTGGAGCGAGAACCCAACACTTCCACTCCTCTGCCGTGAGGTTGAAGAAGCGACCGCAGGCTGAGGCCCCTCCCAGGGAGCTGGACCTGCTGCGCTACGACATGAAGGACTTGTGGAAGAGTCCCAGACCCGCCTTGTACCTGGGCTTTGCCGGGCTGGTCCCCTTCGTGGCCCCGACTGTGCTCATGGCCGTGACTGAATGCTACCTCCCCGAACTGGCCTATGCACAGTTGGCATACGGAGCCTCCATCGTGTCCTTTCTGGGTGGAGCTCGCTGGGGATTCGCTCTCCCTGAGGCAAGCCCCGCCCAACCAGACTGGATCAACCTGGCCAACAGTGTGGTCCCCCCCCTCTTGGCCTGGGTGGCCATGCTGATGAGCGACAGCATCGTCCCGGCGGCCACAATGGTTATTATGGGCCTGGGAATCTCGCTGCATTATGACCTCTCCCTGCTGCCCACCTACCCCAGCTGGTTCAAGGCCCTGCGCTCCATCCTGACCGTCGTGGCGTTTCTGTCTCTCGTTGGAACACTCGCCATGAACGGGATTTTcccagaaaagaaaatattcTCAGAGTAATTGtgtaaacaaaatatttaaaagtggaaaaagtcaGAAAAGAGTGATCTCTGTCTGTGTTAACAACTTTCAATCATgtcacagtgttgttgttttttatatctaGCTATTCTGTAAAAGCCACTGTGTGTAGAAAGTGttaactaaaataaaaataaaccagcTTTCACATTTTACTTTAGAGACAGTGAGTGATTTTAATACCACCACCAGGGGACGCCAAAGGCAAAGCTCTTCTTATGACAATACTCCACACTTAAATATCAAATAATGCACTTTTACTTTATATACTGTTATTATTTGACTATGTTAAGACTGAACATTTACCAGAGTCTGAAATGATGCTTTAAATTCTCTGTTTATGAGAACACCTTGGAGGTATCACTGAAACATGCTTTATAATCACTAACAAGGAAATGTTAAGTTTGAATTATAGAGTACTTATAAAAAGCTAATGAGCATAGCCACTTTTCCTGTGTCCTTTCAAATGTGGAGGATCAGACAGAGTCATGAGGACAGACATCACAGGGGAAAGGCTATTACATAAGAAATGAACTAATCTGTACTTAAGAGCCTCTGGGGACGa
Coding sequences within:
- the LOC128447775 gene encoding transmembrane protein 69, whose product is MLAVVFRRSPLAARQASHWLAPPRRCWTSVWTGAPGRGGSSLRTCWASSTMLPPPGTGLLKPPAEPCQGTQTHLSPFGARTQHFHSSAVRLKKRPQAEAPPRELDLLRYDMKDLWKSPRPALYLGFAGLVPFVAPTVLMAVTECYLPELAYAQLAYGASIVSFLGGARWGFALPEASPAQPDWINLANSVVPPLLAWVAMLMSDSIVPAATMVIMGLGISLHYDLSLLPTYPSWFKALRSILTVVAFLSLVGTLAMNGIFPEKKIFSE